Proteins from one Pseudarthrobacter sp. BIM B-2242 genomic window:
- a CDS encoding AAA family ATPase, producing MTAPSIHGEMAEDLPLVGRSGVFEELLAVFRTVRKGKVGAVVVSGPAGSGKTAVLELFLEHCRTGARGVRVLSAMGDEWEAQFPLAGYSQLMLTSPLRSAKDYDGGPALPAGPVAALTPAQVVNYAATLSTHLEALQSHGSVVVAVDDVHKLDVESLRILTFVMRRLHGKRVLFVLTLNPDDSLRVPTGVLDFLTGHQVATIPLEPLTPQQVQDLARRMLGIDLSATAAHGLVRHTGGLAQPVVELLQELPPETWQTWFPSLPPTSRVRARVRSVLAAASPGLVAVAEAAAVLGSAPSMADVSQVSGAESVMEALDEGHRAGLLGLTVDQARSAVVFFGPGTAEAVYEQIVPSRRIALHRLAAEAVQPEGERLGHRVSATPGADEALAEELEEFARLQARVGAWQDASTALFSASRLSLDIRSRNDRLLRAVDALVGSGNIAQAQMWTAAVDALPPSPLRSSVLGYLSTASGQNDSAQTQLEMAWRTSSPQHDPAAAAQVAQRFVLHGVASWDGPMITTWAERAMELTEPESPAHIESEAIYGLGLYAQGRLSEAEASYHRAFEHAAENAQKQRVQMGAGWLALRLDNAETALVNFESAAPTEYRGGSMRISLWAEAWLARTHLVLGNWDAAAATVARASVRLETSRMPLIRPLLYWTAAELWSLRGDWERARYYVSQAAVQPGTYRAMQVPASLARARFHEARADYEGALAVLQPLTELDPWTEHRVSFWPWQDTYVNALVMTDQLDAADSFLTAFERVPRERDIPSDMARMAWARGRLVAAQGDPDTAREHFEASLGHLRGLNRPYLRARVSFAFGQSMRRAGKRRLASTVLRAARDLYDSLGAATYVERCDRELKATGLDAGNVPDPADPVLTAVSNHHLQLTAQERAVAELVAGGATNKEAARALFLAEKTVQYHLTRLYRKMGIRSRSELAAAFRAKD from the coding sequence ATGACGGCGCCCTCCATCCACGGTGAAATGGCGGAGGACTTACCGCTTGTTGGCCGGTCGGGGGTCTTTGAGGAACTGTTGGCGGTTTTCCGGACCGTCCGCAAAGGCAAGGTGGGTGCCGTGGTGGTCTCCGGTCCCGCCGGGTCCGGGAAAACCGCGGTTCTGGAGCTGTTTCTTGAGCACTGCCGCACCGGGGCCCGTGGCGTCCGGGTGCTGTCCGCCATGGGTGACGAGTGGGAGGCGCAGTTTCCCCTCGCCGGCTACTCCCAGCTCATGCTCACCTCGCCGCTCCGCTCGGCCAAGGATTACGACGGCGGACCGGCCCTCCCCGCGGGTCCCGTCGCGGCTCTTACCCCCGCCCAGGTTGTTAATTACGCTGCCACCCTCAGCACGCATCTGGAGGCACTGCAGTCCCACGGAAGCGTCGTTGTCGCCGTGGACGACGTCCACAAACTCGATGTGGAGAGCCTGCGCATCCTGACTTTCGTTATGCGGCGGTTGCACGGAAAACGGGTTCTGTTTGTCCTGACGCTCAACCCCGACGATTCCTTACGCGTTCCTACCGGTGTGCTGGACTTCCTGACGGGCCATCAGGTGGCCACTATCCCGCTGGAGCCGCTCACGCCGCAGCAGGTGCAGGATCTCGCCAGGAGGATGCTCGGCATCGACCTGAGTGCGACGGCTGCCCACGGCCTGGTCCGGCACACCGGAGGGCTTGCACAGCCGGTCGTGGAGCTGCTCCAGGAGTTGCCGCCGGAAACCTGGCAGACGTGGTTTCCCTCTCTGCCTCCAACGTCCCGTGTGCGCGCCCGGGTGCGGAGCGTCCTCGCTGCAGCGTCCCCCGGGCTGGTTGCCGTCGCGGAGGCCGCGGCAGTGCTCGGGAGTGCCCCAAGCATGGCAGACGTTTCCCAGGTCAGCGGGGCGGAATCCGTTATGGAAGCACTCGATGAGGGACACCGTGCCGGGCTGCTGGGGCTGACGGTTGACCAGGCCCGTTCCGCCGTTGTGTTCTTTGGACCGGGCACCGCGGAGGCCGTCTATGAACAGATCGTTCCCAGCCGGCGCATCGCGCTTCATCGGCTGGCCGCTGAGGCGGTGCAGCCCGAGGGTGAACGGTTGGGCCACCGCGTCTCCGCCACACCGGGCGCCGATGAGGCCCTGGCGGAGGAGCTGGAGGAATTCGCCCGGCTTCAGGCCCGGGTAGGGGCGTGGCAGGATGCCTCCACGGCTTTGTTCTCGGCGTCCCGGCTTTCCCTGGACATCCGTTCCCGGAATGACAGGCTCCTGAGGGCCGTGGATGCCCTGGTGGGTTCCGGCAACATTGCCCAGGCCCAGATGTGGACGGCGGCAGTGGACGCCCTGCCGCCGTCGCCGCTCCGTTCCTCCGTCCTGGGATACCTCTCGACAGCGTCGGGACAGAACGACAGCGCACAGACGCAGTTGGAGATGGCCTGGCGCACGTCCAGCCCGCAGCATGATCCGGCGGCCGCCGCGCAGGTGGCCCAGCGCTTCGTCCTGCACGGCGTGGCATCCTGGGACGGCCCGATGATTACCACCTGGGCTGAACGGGCTATGGAACTTACCGAGCCGGAAAGCCCCGCCCACATCGAATCGGAGGCCATCTACGGCCTGGGCCTGTATGCGCAGGGCAGGCTTTCGGAGGCGGAGGCCTCCTATCACCGGGCCTTCGAACATGCTGCGGAGAACGCCCAAAAACAGCGGGTCCAGATGGGGGCGGGCTGGCTGGCACTGCGGCTGGACAACGCTGAGACGGCGCTGGTGAACTTCGAGTCAGCAGCCCCCACGGAATACCGTGGCGGCTCGATGCGGATTTCCCTCTGGGCCGAGGCCTGGCTGGCGCGCACCCACCTGGTGCTCGGCAACTGGGATGCTGCGGCCGCTACAGTGGCGCGCGCCTCCGTACGCCTTGAGACCTCGCGAATGCCGCTGATCCGCCCGCTGCTTTACTGGACTGCCGCTGAGCTGTGGTCCCTGCGGGGAGACTGGGAGCGCGCCCGTTACTACGTCTCCCAGGCCGCCGTGCAGCCCGGGACATACCGCGCCATGCAGGTGCCGGCGAGCCTCGCCCGCGCCCGCTTCCACGAGGCGAGGGCGGACTATGAAGGCGCTTTGGCCGTCCTCCAGCCGCTGACGGAGCTTGACCCGTGGACCGAGCACCGGGTGTCCTTCTGGCCATGGCAGGACACCTACGTCAACGCCCTTGTCATGACGGACCAGCTCGACGCCGCCGACTCCTTCCTCACCGCGTTTGAGCGGGTGCCCCGCGAACGGGATATACCTTCGGATATGGCGCGGATGGCGTGGGCGAGGGGACGGCTCGTGGCGGCGCAGGGAGACCCGGACACCGCCAGGGAACATTTCGAGGCGTCCCTGGGGCACCTCAGGGGCCTCAACCGCCCATATCTGCGGGCACGGGTTAGTTTCGCCTTCGGCCAGAGCATGCGGCGGGCGGGCAAGCGGCGCCTGGCTTCGACCGTCCTGCGCGCGGCCCGCGACTTATACGACTCCCTGGGGGCGGCCACCTACGTGGAACGGTGCGACCGGGAGCTCAAGGCAACAGGGCTCGACGCCGGAAACGTTCCGGACCCTGCCGACCCCGTGCTGACCGCCGTCAGCAACCACCATCTCCAGCTCACAGCGCAGGAACGGGCGGTGGCCGAACTGGTCGCAGGCGGTGCCACCAACAAGGAAGCGGCCCGCGCGCTGTTCCTGGCGGAGAAGACCGTGCAGTACCACCTGACCCGGCTCTACCGAAAAATGGGGATACGCTCCCGCAGCGAGCTCGCGGCCGCGTTCCGGGCCAAGGACTGA
- a CDS encoding 1,6-dihydroxycyclohexa-2,4-diene-1-carboxylate dehydrogenase, protein MTRAYAGQFITPGRYAGKVAVVTGSAQGIGRKVAERIGAEGGAVVLVDRDESVHEVAQGIRDAAQGSGSEGSATSVTADLETFAGAQQAVDAALAAHGRVDVLVNNVGGTIWARPYEEYDEDKIEKEIRRSLFPTLWTCRAVLPAMLEQGSGTIVNVSSVATRGMYRVPYAAAKGGVNALTQSLAMEVGGRGIRVVAAAPGGTEAPPRRVKRGPEAESATEKAWYQVIVDQTVDSSFMKRYGTLDEQAAPIVFLGSDEASYVTGSILPVAGGDLG, encoded by the coding sequence ATGACCCGGGCATACGCGGGACAGTTCATTACTCCCGGCCGGTACGCCGGCAAGGTCGCCGTGGTGACCGGTTCCGCCCAGGGCATTGGCCGGAAGGTGGCCGAGCGCATCGGTGCCGAGGGCGGCGCCGTCGTCCTCGTAGACCGGGACGAATCGGTCCATGAGGTGGCGCAAGGAATCCGGGACGCCGCACAGGGTTCCGGTTCGGAAGGCTCTGCCACATCGGTGACCGCGGACCTGGAGACTTTCGCCGGAGCGCAGCAGGCCGTGGACGCGGCATTGGCCGCCCACGGCCGGGTGGACGTCCTGGTCAACAATGTTGGCGGCACCATCTGGGCCCGCCCGTATGAGGAATACGACGAGGACAAGATCGAGAAGGAGATCCGCCGCTCACTCTTCCCTACCCTCTGGACCTGCCGCGCGGTACTGCCGGCCATGCTGGAGCAGGGTTCGGGCACCATCGTCAACGTTTCATCCGTGGCCACCCGCGGCATGTACCGTGTGCCGTATGCGGCGGCGAAGGGCGGTGTCAACGCCCTGACCCAGTCACTGGCGATGGAGGTTGGCGGTCGCGGCATCCGCGTGGTGGCGGCGGCCCCCGGCGGCACGGAGGCGCCGCCCCGCAGGGTCAAGCGGGGACCCGAGGCCGAATCTGCCACGGAAAAAGCCTGGTACCAGGTGATCGTTGACCAGACCGTGGACTCGTCGTTCATGAAGCGCTACGGGACATTGGACGAACAGGCTGCACCCATCGTGTTCCTGGGTTCGGATGAAGCGTCCTACGTGACCGGCAGCATCCTTCCGGTCGCCGGCGGCGACCTGGGCTGA
- the benC gene encoding benzoate 1,2-dioxygenase electron transfer component BenC, with protein MGHKVALSFEDGVTKVIKVGDYETVMDAAYKARINIPSDCRDGACGTCKAFCDSGTFDPGDYIDDAMTEEELDKGYLLTCQAVPESDLAIQIPATSESAKTSATTFTSTMTELNKHSETTVSFTLEAKNREALAFLPGQYVNIKVPGTDAERSYSFSSGPEVQDASFMVRVTPQGAMSEYLRDRAAVGDTIEFTGPYGSFFLREPKRPLLLLAGGTGLAPLLSILEKLSENPASVPVHLIYGLTREADIVGLDWLREYEAKLPGFTWDYIASEPGTSAPHTGYVTQIIEPKHLNDGDVDIYLCGPPPMVNAVSKWLDSEGIKPANFYFERFAPKETTGGDAETGAPAPAEKIEAEGDSMSRSEAVSSLETGRLDFRKEDSFAQLDARMGLELAVSELMLGRLSEEQLQQFRRLAEATGRSVAAGTIQEPDEFARTNEEFHEYLFVVCDNPMLLESYRRLDVHAQMAAAFEAGTAIFERVTQDHLDVVDAFERQDKARVREVIMAHAHDAKETMAGAIDAKAGR; from the coding sequence ATGGGCCACAAAGTAGCCCTCAGCTTTGAGGACGGCGTCACCAAGGTCATCAAGGTCGGCGATTACGAGACCGTGATGGACGCCGCCTATAAGGCACGCATTAACATTCCGTCGGACTGCCGGGACGGGGCATGCGGCACCTGCAAGGCTTTCTGCGACTCCGGCACCTTCGATCCGGGCGACTACATCGACGACGCGATGACGGAGGAGGAACTCGACAAGGGGTACCTGCTCACTTGCCAGGCGGTCCCTGAGTCGGATCTGGCCATTCAGATTCCTGCCACGTCGGAATCCGCCAAAACCTCAGCAACCACCTTCACTTCCACCATGACGGAACTCAACAAGCATTCGGAAACTACAGTTTCCTTCACCCTGGAGGCGAAAAACCGGGAGGCCCTGGCTTTCCTCCCGGGCCAATACGTCAACATCAAGGTCCCCGGAACGGACGCGGAGCGCTCCTATTCGTTCAGCAGCGGCCCCGAGGTGCAGGATGCGTCGTTCATGGTGCGGGTGACGCCGCAGGGTGCGATGTCCGAATACCTGCGGGACAGGGCGGCCGTGGGCGACACGATCGAGTTCACGGGTCCCTACGGATCCTTCTTCCTGCGTGAGCCCAAGCGGCCCCTCCTCCTGCTGGCAGGCGGCACCGGCCTGGCCCCGCTCCTGTCCATCCTCGAGAAGCTTTCCGAGAACCCGGCGTCGGTGCCGGTCCACCTGATTTACGGCCTGACCAGGGAAGCGGACATCGTTGGCCTGGACTGGTTGCGCGAGTATGAGGCGAAGCTGCCCGGATTCACCTGGGACTACATTGCCTCCGAGCCGGGCACGTCCGCTCCGCACACGGGTTATGTCACCCAGATCATCGAGCCAAAGCACCTGAACGACGGCGACGTCGACATCTACCTGTGCGGTCCGCCTCCCATGGTGAACGCTGTGTCGAAGTGGCTGGATTCTGAGGGCATCAAGCCCGCCAACTTCTACTTCGAGCGCTTTGCCCCGAAGGAAACCACCGGGGGCGACGCGGAAACAGGCGCACCGGCACCAGCAGAGAAGATCGAGGCCGAGGGCGACTCGATGAGCCGCAGCGAGGCGGTCTCTTCCCTCGAAACCGGCCGGCTGGACTTCCGCAAAGAGGACAGCTTCGCCCAGCTGGACGCGCGCATGGGACTGGAGCTCGCGGTGAGCGAACTGATGCTGGGCCGCCTCAGCGAGGAGCAGCTGCAGCAGTTCCGGCGGCTCGCCGAGGCCACCGGCCGCTCGGTGGCTGCCGGCACCATCCAGGAACCGGATGAGTTCGCACGGACCAACGAGGAGTTCCACGAATACCTTTTTGTGGTCTGCGACAATCCCATGCTGCTTGAGTCCTACCGCCGGCTCGACGTCCACGCACAGATGGCTGCAGCCTTCGAAGCCGGAACCGCAATCTTTGAGCGGGTCACACAGGACCATCTTGATGTGGTTGACGCCTTTGAGCGCCAGGACAAGGCACGGGTCCGGGAGGTCATCATGGCCCACGCCCACGATGCCAAGGAAACGATGGCCGGAGCTATCGACGCGAAGGCGGGCCGTTGA
- the benB gene encoding benzoate 1,2-dioxygenase small subunit, which translates to MTNLTKPASALKSAEEIAALETVRSFLYKEARLLDDRRFDEWLQCYHPDSEFWMPAWDVDDRLTEDPQNEISLIYYDNRGGIEDRVFRIKTDRSSATSLPEPRTGHNLTNIEIMEHDGDQVKVRFNWFTLYFRYNTTDTYFGTSFYTMDLSGGEPVIMKKKVVLKNDYIHHVVDVYMI; encoded by the coding sequence ATGACCAACCTGACAAAACCCGCTTCGGCGCTCAAGAGTGCCGAGGAGATCGCCGCCCTCGAAACCGTCCGCTCGTTCCTGTACAAGGAAGCCCGCCTGCTCGATGACCGCCGGTTCGATGAGTGGCTTCAGTGCTACCACCCGGACTCCGAGTTCTGGATGCCCGCCTGGGACGTCGATGACCGTCTGACCGAGGACCCGCAGAACGAGATCTCGCTCATTTACTATGACAACCGCGGCGGCATTGAAGACCGCGTCTTCCGGATCAAGACGGACCGCTCCTCAGCCACGTCCCTGCCGGAGCCCCGCACGGGGCACAACCTCACCAACATCGAAATCATGGAGCACGACGGCGACCAGGTGAAGGTGCGCTTCAACTGGTTCACCCTCTACTTCCGCTACAACACCACGGACACGTACTTCGGGACCAGCTTTTACACGATGGATCTCTCCGGCGGCGAGCCGGTCATCATGAAAAAGAAGGTTGTCCTCAAGAACGACTACATCCACCACGTTGTGGACGTCTACATGATCTGA
- the benA gene encoding benzoate 1,2-dioxygenase large subunit, which yields MTENLAHVREVLADAVIDDRENGVIRAKREIFTDEEIFELEMKHIFEGNWVYLAHESQIPNVGDYFTTNIGRTPVMITRDKDEKLSCLVNACSHRGAMLCRRKTDNRTTFTCPFHGWTFKNSGELLKVKDSRNAGYPETFNKEGSHDLTKVARFESYRGFLFGSLKADVLPLEEHLGDATKVIDSIVDQSPEGLEVLRGASTYTYDGNWKVQAENGADGYHVTAVHWNYAATTARRTAGDSANKTKAMDAGKWGKVKGGFYSYDHGHLLLWQEWTNPEDRPLWDRRDELVEKYGEEMANFMINISRNLCLYPNVYIMDQFSSQIRHFRPISADQTEVTIYCIAPKGESQENRSKRIRQYEDFFNATGMATPDDLEEFRSCNKTYWATSAPWNDMTRGSTHEIAGPDEQAQALGMTRVIASGMRTEDEGLYPIQHGYWKEVMDRALAEAETEAETSALDAVPVIA from the coding sequence ATGACCGAGAACCTGGCCCATGTCCGCGAGGTCCTTGCCGACGCCGTGATCGATGACCGTGAGAACGGCGTCATCCGAGCCAAGCGCGAAATTTTCACCGACGAAGAAATCTTTGAACTGGAGATGAAGCACATCTTCGAAGGCAACTGGGTTTATCTCGCCCACGAATCCCAGATCCCCAACGTGGGGGACTACTTCACCACCAACATCGGCCGCACGCCGGTGATGATTACCCGCGACAAGGACGAAAAGCTCAGCTGCCTCGTCAACGCCTGCTCACACCGCGGCGCCATGCTGTGCCGCCGCAAGACGGACAACCGCACCACTTTCACGTGCCCGTTCCACGGCTGGACGTTCAAGAACTCCGGTGAGCTGCTGAAGGTGAAGGACTCGCGAAACGCGGGCTACCCGGAGACCTTCAACAAAGAGGGATCCCACGACCTCACCAAGGTGGCCCGCTTCGAGTCCTACCGCGGCTTCCTCTTTGGTTCCCTGAAGGCGGATGTGCTCCCGCTCGAGGAACACCTGGGTGACGCCACCAAGGTGATCGACTCCATCGTGGACCAGTCCCCGGAGGGACTGGAGGTGCTGCGCGGTGCGTCCACGTACACCTATGACGGCAACTGGAAGGTGCAGGCAGAGAACGGCGCGGACGGTTACCACGTCACCGCCGTGCACTGGAACTACGCCGCCACCACGGCACGCCGTACCGCCGGTGACTCCGCCAACAAGACCAAGGCCATGGATGCCGGCAAATGGGGCAAGGTCAAGGGCGGTTTCTATTCCTACGACCACGGGCACCTGCTGCTGTGGCAGGAATGGACCAACCCGGAGGACCGCCCGCTGTGGGACCGCCGTGACGAGCTCGTTGAGAAGTACGGCGAGGAGATGGCCAACTTCATGATCAACATCTCGCGCAACCTCTGCCTGTACCCGAACGTCTACATCATGGACCAGTTCTCCTCGCAGATCCGCCACTTCCGTCCCATCTCTGCGGACCAGACCGAGGTGACCATTTACTGCATCGCGCCCAAGGGTGAATCGCAGGAGAACCGGTCAAAGCGGATCCGCCAGTACGAGGACTTCTTCAACGCCACCGGCATGGCCACTCCCGATGACCTCGAGGAGTTCCGGTCCTGCAACAAGACCTACTGGGCCACTTCGGCGCCCTGGAACGACATGACCCGCGGTTCCACGCACGAGATCGCGGGCCCCGATGAGCAGGCGCAGGCGCTGGGCATGACCAGGGTCATCGCGTCCGGCATGCGCACCGAGGATGAGGGGCTGTACCCCATTCAGCACGGGTACTGGAAGGAAGTCATGGACCGGGCACTGGCGGAGGCCGAGACCGAAGCCGAAACCTCCGCGCTGGACGCTGTCCCAGTCATCGCCTGA
- the catA gene encoding catechol 1,2-dioxygenase — protein MDITMTETQADTRKEDEGTAVEAGSKATERFAASGKLSHLDVPKERVSLLAGALIKAANDIVVEHQVTYEEYNALKAWLIKVGTDGEWPLFLDVWLEHTVEDVNSQDRPGTVGTIEGPYYVPDSPVLQTPGTVEMREDEEGTPLHFSGRFTDTDGNPIQNAQVEIWHADSAGFYSQYAPGLPDWLFRGTIKADDDGRFEINTMRPAPYQIPTDGACGQLINAAGWHAWRPAHIHIKVSAPGFQPVTQQLYFPGDPHNADDIASAVKPELMLDPKPRTDGGAGEEVVYDYVLAKEGQHK, from the coding sequence ATGGACATCACCATGACCGAGACCCAAGCAGACACCCGCAAAGAGGACGAGGGCACTGCCGTCGAAGCCGGCTCCAAGGCCACCGAACGCTTCGCCGCCTCAGGCAAGCTCTCCCACCTGGATGTACCGAAGGAACGAGTGAGCCTGCTGGCGGGGGCACTCATCAAGGCCGCCAACGACATCGTCGTGGAACACCAGGTCACCTACGAGGAGTACAACGCACTCAAAGCCTGGCTCATCAAGGTGGGAACTGACGGGGAATGGCCCCTGTTCCTTGACGTGTGGCTCGAGCACACCGTGGAGGACGTCAACTCCCAGGACCGTCCCGGCACCGTGGGCACCATCGAAGGGCCCTACTACGTCCCGGACTCCCCGGTGCTCCAGACCCCCGGCACCGTCGAAATGCGTGAGGACGAGGAGGGCACACCGCTGCACTTCAGCGGCCGCTTCACCGATACAGACGGTAACCCCATCCAGAATGCCCAGGTGGAAATCTGGCACGCCGACAGCGCCGGGTTCTACTCCCAGTACGCACCGGGCCTGCCCGACTGGCTCTTCCGGGGCACCATCAAGGCAGATGACGACGGCCGCTTCGAAATCAACACGATGCGCCCGGCGCCGTACCAGATTCCGACGGACGGTGCTTGCGGGCAGCTGATCAACGCCGCAGGCTGGCACGCCTGGCGCCCTGCACACATCCACATCAAGGTTTCCGCACCCGGCTTCCAGCCCGTAACCCAGCAGCTGTACTTCCCCGGCGACCCGCACAACGCTGACGACATCGCCTCGGCAGTCAAGCCCGAACTGATGCTCGACCCCAAGCCGCGCACGGATGGCGGCGCCGGGGAGGAAGTGGTCTACGACTACGTCCTCGCCAAGGAAGGCCAGCACAAGTAA
- a CDS encoding benzoate/H(+) symporter BenE family transporter, which produces MLPSRQDPPITPPAENVAAHGRQPLLERPGVRPAGVRQVIRDLGLPYVSNGVIGLVFSASGPIAVTLAVGAAGGLTEAQLASWVFGILFSGGAATVVMSLLYRQPLGFAWSIPGTVLLGPSLQHLSFAEVVGAFFTSGLLVLALGSTGVIRRIMAAVPMPIVMAMVAAVFLKFGTDIVASTQANPVVAAPMVVAFLVLTAVPALGRFLPPVLGTLVAGCLAVAASGQFSFHAGGPVLAAPVFTLPEFTWAAQLELVVPLALTVLFVQNGQGIAVLRAAGHHPPVNVFAIVSGAFSLLNAGCGAVSACVTGPTNALLTSSGTKGRQYTAAVVFGVLAMACALLAPALTQLMLAAPTEFILALGGIAMLRALQQAFVAAFATAFTLGSLVTFVVTMSGLSLFNIHPAFWGLVIGYTVSRVLEHADHAAHNAKPTSRTSAPPVKASAN; this is translated from the coding sequence ATGCTGCCATCCCGTCAGGACCCGCCCATCACCCCTCCCGCGGAAAACGTTGCGGCCCACGGTCGCCAGCCACTGCTGGAGCGCCCGGGTGTGCGCCCTGCAGGCGTACGCCAGGTTATCCGCGACCTGGGCCTGCCCTATGTCTCCAACGGGGTAATCGGCCTCGTCTTCTCCGCCTCCGGTCCCATAGCTGTAACCCTGGCCGTCGGGGCCGCGGGAGGACTGACCGAAGCCCAGCTCGCGTCCTGGGTGTTCGGCATCCTCTTTTCGGGCGGGGCGGCCACCGTGGTGATGTCCCTCCTCTACCGACAGCCGCTGGGCTTCGCCTGGTCCATTCCCGGGACCGTGCTCCTGGGTCCGTCCCTGCAGCACCTGTCCTTCGCGGAAGTGGTGGGGGCCTTCTTCACGTCCGGACTTCTCGTCCTCGCGCTGGGCTCCACCGGGGTAATCCGTCGGATCATGGCAGCCGTTCCGATGCCGATTGTTATGGCCATGGTGGCCGCCGTGTTCCTCAAATTCGGCACGGACATCGTCGCCTCAACCCAGGCGAACCCGGTGGTGGCCGCCCCCATGGTGGTCGCTTTCCTGGTCCTCACCGCCGTGCCCGCCCTTGGCCGGTTCCTTCCACCGGTACTCGGCACCCTGGTGGCGGGGTGCCTCGCCGTCGCGGCAAGCGGTCAGTTCTCCTTCCATGCGGGCGGACCGGTCCTGGCCGCCCCGGTCTTCACCCTTCCGGAGTTCACCTGGGCCGCCCAGCTTGAGCTCGTGGTTCCCCTGGCCCTCACCGTGTTGTTCGTTCAGAATGGCCAGGGCATCGCGGTTCTCCGCGCCGCCGGCCACCATCCGCCGGTCAACGTCTTCGCCATCGTTTCGGGCGCCTTTTCGTTGCTCAACGCAGGCTGCGGCGCTGTCTCAGCGTGCGTGACCGGCCCCACCAACGCCCTCCTGACGTCTTCCGGAACAAAGGGGCGCCAGTACACTGCTGCCGTGGTGTTCGGCGTCCTGGCAATGGCCTGTGCCCTCCTGGCTCCCGCGCTCACGCAGCTCATGCTCGCCGCGCCTACGGAATTCATCCTCGCCCTGGGCGGCATTGCCATGCTGCGGGCTCTCCAGCAGGCGTTCGTGGCCGCATTCGCCACGGCGTTCACATTGGGGTCCCTGGTGACGTTCGTGGTGACCATGTCCGGCCTGAGCCTTTTCAATATCCATCCCGCGTTCTGGGGCCTGGTCATCGGCTACACGGTGTCCCGCGTCCTTGAGCACGCAGACCATGCCGCCCACAACGCCAAACCGACAAGCCGCACGTCTGCACCACCTGTAAAGGCCTCGGCCAACTAA